A single genomic interval of Microbacterium sp. LWO14-1.2 harbors:
- a CDS encoding acyl-CoA dehydrogenase family protein — protein MSTEASPVPGERIASYDITARQDSDYYAVFADIPEADRAAWDRAKAYIDEVGPQMADAWDRAEYPLDAARRMGEMDLVVDGIEHPALTHLSPLAAGLVNMEISRGDGSLGTVLAVQGGLALRTLALFGSPAQQERWLTALADGSVLGSFALTEPDHGSDSVSLETVARRDGEEWVIRGAKKWIGNGASGGITFVWARVDDETAAEHGAVRCFLVEQETAGYTGTAIRGKASLRAIHQAHIRLDDVRVPLDAVLPGTKSFKDASIVLYATRSGVAWSALGHATACYEAALAYATQRVQFGKPLAGFQMVQERLTHMLEDLTAMQLYCRRLADLETAGLLRPTQASLAKFHNTRAARRVASTARDLLGGNGILLEYGVMQHMADIEAIHTYEGTESVQALLLGRDITGRSAFA, from the coding sequence ATGAGCACCGAAGCCTCCCCCGTCCCCGGCGAGCGGATCGCCTCGTACGACATCACCGCCCGGCAGGACAGCGACTACTACGCGGTGTTCGCCGACATCCCCGAGGCCGACCGTGCGGCGTGGGACCGCGCGAAGGCGTACATCGACGAGGTCGGGCCGCAGATGGCGGATGCCTGGGACCGGGCCGAGTACCCCCTCGACGCCGCCCGCCGCATGGGCGAGATGGACCTCGTCGTCGACGGGATCGAGCATCCGGCCCTCACACACCTCTCGCCGCTCGCCGCCGGCCTCGTCAACATGGAGATCTCGCGGGGCGACGGGTCTCTCGGCACCGTGCTCGCCGTGCAGGGCGGTCTCGCCCTGCGCACCCTCGCCCTGTTCGGTTCGCCCGCCCAGCAGGAGCGCTGGCTGACGGCCCTCGCCGACGGCTCGGTCCTCGGCTCCTTCGCCCTCACCGAGCCCGACCACGGCTCCGACTCGGTGTCGCTCGAGACGGTCGCCCGGCGCGACGGCGAGGAGTGGGTCATCCGCGGAGCGAAGAAGTGGATCGGCAACGGCGCCTCCGGCGGCATCACCTTCGTCTGGGCGCGCGTCGACGACGAGACCGCCGCCGAGCACGGGGCCGTCCGCTGCTTCCTCGTCGAGCAGGAGACCGCCGGGTACACGGGCACCGCGATCCGGGGCAAGGCGTCGCTGCGGGCGATCCACCAGGCACACATCCGCCTCGACGACGTGCGCGTACCGCTCGACGCGGTGCTGCCGGGCACGAAGAGCTTCAAGGACGCCTCGATCGTCCTGTACGCGACGCGTTCCGGAGTCGCCTGGTCGGCACTCGGGCACGCGACCGCCTGCTACGAGGCCGCCCTCGCGTACGCCACGCAGCGGGTGCAGTTCGGCAAGCCGCTCGCCGGCTTCCAGATGGTGCAGGAGCGACTGACCCACATGCTTGAGGACCTCACGGCGATGCAGCTGTACTGCCGGCGCCTCGCCGACCTCGAGACCGCAGGCCTGCTGCGGCCCACCCAGGCGTCGCTCGCGAAGTTCCACAACACCCGCGCGGCGCGGCGGGTGGCGTCGACCGCTCGCGACCTGCTCGGCGGCAACGGGATCCTGCTCGAGTACGGCGTGATGCAGCACATGGCCGACATCGAGGCGATACACACCTACGAGGGGACGGAGAGCGTGCAGGCCCTGCTGCTCGGGCGCGACATCACCGGCAGGAGCGCTTTCGCCTGA
- a CDS encoding NAD(P)/FAD-dependent oxidoreductase, translated as MVRATIIGSGPNGLAAGVSLARAGYEVRVLEAADTIGGGVRSAETTLPGFVHDICSAVHPAALSSPFFQAFGLADRIDWIVPDISYAHPLDGGRAGVAWHDIEKTAAGLGVDGKAWLALLRPLSRHIEGVVDFTGNQMLRIPREPLTALRFGLRMIDQGTPFASLSFRTDEAAGLISGVLAHAPARMPSLAASAAGLLLAAAGHAGGWMYPRGGAQRIADVMVADIEAHGGTVESGVHVTDLGDLDWGDPDAGDLLLLNTSPRLLLTHPDIPDRYARAIQGYRYGAAAAKVDFALDGPIPWTNPDVARAPTVHLGGTRAEVAASENAVARGRVSDRPYVLTVQPSILDPTRAPEGKAVLWAYIHVPANSDLDPTELVTRQVERFAPGFRDRILAHHAVPASAREAVNPAEIGGDILGGAFTIPQAIRRPVLSAAPWRTPMRGVYLASSSTPPGPGVNGMAGWHAARTALADAGERATLADLF; from the coding sequence ATGGTTCGCGCGACGATCATCGGATCCGGTCCGAACGGCCTTGCGGCGGGGGTCTCCCTCGCCCGCGCCGGCTACGAGGTGCGGGTGCTGGAGGCGGCCGACACGATCGGCGGCGGCGTCCGCAGCGCCGAGACGACGCTGCCCGGGTTCGTGCACGACATCTGCTCGGCCGTGCACCCCGCCGCACTGTCGTCGCCGTTCTTCCAGGCGTTCGGGCTCGCGGACCGCATCGACTGGATCGTGCCGGACATCTCGTACGCGCACCCTCTCGACGGCGGCCGCGCGGGCGTCGCCTGGCACGACATCGAGAAGACCGCGGCGGGACTGGGCGTCGACGGCAAGGCCTGGCTGGCGCTGCTGCGCCCGTTGAGCCGGCACATCGAGGGCGTCGTCGACTTCACCGGGAACCAGATGCTGCGCATCCCTCGGGAGCCGCTCACCGCCCTGCGCTTCGGCCTGCGCATGATCGACCAGGGCACGCCGTTCGCCTCCCTCTCGTTCCGGACCGACGAGGCCGCCGGTCTCATCTCCGGCGTGCTCGCGCACGCGCCGGCGCGGATGCCGTCGCTCGCCGCCTCCGCCGCGGGGCTGCTGCTCGCTGCCGCGGGTCACGCCGGCGGCTGGATGTACCCGCGCGGCGGTGCCCAGCGCATCGCCGACGTCATGGTCGCCGACATCGAGGCGCACGGCGGCACGGTCGAGTCGGGGGTCCACGTCACCGACCTCGGCGATCTCGATTGGGGCGACCCGGATGCCGGCGACCTGCTGCTGCTGAACACGTCACCGCGGCTGCTGCTCACCCACCCCGACATCCCCGACCGCTACGCCAGGGCGATCCAGGGATACCGCTACGGCGCCGCCGCCGCGAAGGTCGACTTCGCCCTCGACGGGCCCATCCCCTGGACCAACCCCGACGTGGCCCGGGCGCCCACCGTGCACCTCGGCGGCACGAGAGCCGAGGTCGCCGCGAGTGAGAACGCCGTGGCGCGCGGCCGGGTCAGCGACCGTCCGTATGTGCTCACCGTGCAGCCGTCGATTCTCGACCCGACGCGCGCCCCCGAGGGCAAGGCCGTGCTGTGGGCGTACATCCACGTGCCTGCGAACTCCGACCTCGACCCGACCGAGCTCGTCACCCGGCAGGTCGAGAGGTTCGCTCCGGGTTTCCGCGACCGCATCCTCGCGCACCACGCAGTCCCGGCCTCGGCGCGCGAGGCCGTCAACCCGGCCGAGATCGGCGGCGACATCCTCGGCGGCGCCTTCACGATCCCGCAGGCCATCCGGCGGCCCGTGCTGAGCGCGGCCCCGTGGCGCACGCCGATGCGCGGCGTGTACCTCGCCTCCTCGTCGACCCCGCCCGGTCCCGGCGTCAACGGCATGGCCGGGTGGCACGCCGCGCGCACAGCGCTCGCGGACGCCGGCGAACGAGCCACGCTCGCCGACCTGTTCTGA
- a CDS encoding ATP-dependent DNA ligase, protein MRYEIPAPMLAKAAASVPDPAKTTGGLLFEPKWDGFRGLIAWDGETVEIGSRGAKPLTRYFPELVEAIPELLPGPCLLDGEIVVATGREGAQRLDWEALSQRIHPAASRVARLAAETPAMFISFDLLAEGDDDLLQTPFRERRERLEALMATVEHPLHITRTTTDRDAAVRWLAEFEGAGLDGVVAKPLDQPYAPGKRTLIKVKHARTADVVALGYRIHKSGSGVGSLLVGLYDADGVLRQVGGVAAWSDKRRAELVDELAPLVERDDDGAAVTGESERSRFSGSKDVSFVRLRPERVLEVRYDQLEGARFRHTVQFERWRPDRDARSCTYDQLDTVAGYDLADVIG, encoded by the coding sequence ATGCGCTACGAGATCCCCGCTCCCATGCTCGCCAAGGCGGCGGCATCCGTCCCCGACCCGGCGAAGACGACCGGCGGGCTGCTGTTCGAGCCGAAGTGGGACGGGTTCCGCGGGCTCATCGCGTGGGACGGCGAGACCGTGGAGATCGGGTCGCGGGGCGCGAAACCGCTCACCCGCTACTTCCCGGAGCTCGTCGAGGCGATCCCGGAACTCCTCCCCGGCCCGTGCCTGCTCGACGGCGAGATCGTCGTCGCCACCGGCCGCGAGGGCGCACAGCGGCTCGACTGGGAGGCGCTGAGTCAGCGCATCCACCCCGCGGCGTCACGCGTCGCGAGACTGGCGGCGGAGACCCCCGCGATGTTCATCTCCTTCGATCTGCTCGCCGAGGGCGACGACGACCTGCTGCAGACGCCCTTCCGAGAGCGCCGCGAGCGCCTCGAAGCACTGATGGCGACGGTCGAGCATCCGCTGCACATCACCCGCACCACCACCGACCGCGACGCGGCCGTCCGCTGGCTCGCCGAGTTCGAGGGTGCCGGACTCGACGGCGTCGTCGCGAAGCCGCTGGACCAGCCCTACGCGCCGGGGAAGCGCACGCTCATCAAGGTCAAGCACGCGCGGACCGCCGATGTCGTGGCGCTCGGCTACCGCATCCACAAGTCGGGCAGCGGGGTCGGATCGCTGCTGGTCGGGCTGTACGACGCCGACGGGGTGCTGCGCCAGGTCGGCGGGGTCGCCGCGTGGAGCGACAAGCGCCGCGCAGAACTCGTGGACGAACTCGCTCCCCTCGTCGAGCGCGACGACGACGGCGCGGCCGTGACCGGCGAGAGCGAGCGGTCGCGGTTCAGCGGGTCGAAGGACGTCTCGTTCGTGCGGTTGCGGCCCGAACGCGTTCTCGAGGTGCGCTACGACCAGCTGGAGGGGGCCCGCTTCCGGCACACCGTGCAGTTCGAGCGCTGGCGCCCCGATCGCGACGCGCGCTCGTGCACGTACGACCAGCTCGACACGGTCGCCGGGTACGACCTCGCCGACGTGATCGGCTGA
- the ligD gene encoding non-homologous end-joining DNA ligase, which translates to MASERVTLTVVDPDGEREVALSSPNRVVWPEVGITKAELAEYFQLASVPFLAANGNRPVSLERFRDGVGSEGFFSKNPPKGTPDFVDAVTLTYNSGRRHPQIVLNRPSAIVWAAQMNTIVFHPWASLATDPDNPIELRIDLDPQPGTDFADAVTAAHELRTVLREAGLEAFAKTSGNRGLHVFAPIEPTHEFLDVRHAVIAAGRELERRMPEQVTTNWWKEERGQRIFVDFNQANRDRTMAGAYSPRALPKATVSTPVHWDELDDLDPSQFTVRSIPKRLDEIGDPWADKQASPGRIDTLLEWWERDKADGLGELPFPPEFPKMPGEPPRVQPSKKVAANWDENGEPTGE; encoded by the coding sequence ATGGCCTCCGAACGCGTGACCCTGACCGTCGTCGATCCGGACGGAGAGCGCGAGGTCGCGCTGTCGAGCCCCAACCGCGTCGTGTGGCCCGAGGTGGGCATCACCAAGGCGGAGCTGGCCGAGTACTTCCAGCTCGCGAGCGTGCCGTTCCTCGCGGCCAACGGCAACCGTCCCGTCTCGCTGGAGCGGTTCCGTGACGGCGTGGGCAGCGAGGGCTTCTTCTCGAAGAACCCGCCGAAGGGCACGCCCGACTTCGTCGACGCGGTCACGCTGACGTACAACAGCGGGCGACGGCATCCGCAGATCGTGCTGAATCGACCGAGCGCGATCGTGTGGGCCGCCCAGATGAACACGATCGTCTTCCACCCGTGGGCGTCGCTCGCGACCGATCCCGACAACCCGATCGAGTTGCGCATCGACCTCGACCCCCAGCCGGGCACGGACTTCGCGGATGCCGTGACCGCCGCTCACGAGCTGCGGACGGTGCTGCGCGAGGCCGGTCTGGAGGCGTTCGCGAAGACGAGCGGCAACCGCGGCCTCCACGTCTTCGCGCCCATCGAGCCGACGCACGAGTTCCTCGATGTGCGGCACGCGGTGATCGCGGCCGGACGTGAGCTCGAGCGTCGGATGCCGGAGCAGGTGACCACGAACTGGTGGAAGGAGGAGCGCGGTCAGCGGATCTTCGTGGACTTCAACCAGGCGAACCGGGACCGCACGATGGCGGGCGCCTACAGCCCGCGCGCCCTGCCGAAGGCGACGGTGTCGACGCCCGTGCACTGGGACGAGCTGGACGATCTGGATCCCTCGCAGTTCACCGTGCGCAGCATCCCGAAACGGCTCGACGAGATCGGTGATCCGTGGGCGGACAAGCAGGCGTCGCCGGGGCGCATCGACACCCTGCTGGAGTGGTGGGAGCGCGACAAGGCCGACGGGCTCGGGGAGCTGCCGTTCCCTCCGGAGTTCCCGAAGATGCCGGGCGAGCCGCCGCGTGTGCAGCCGAGCAAGAAGGTCGCCGCGAACTGGGACGAGAACGGCGAGCCAACCGGGGAGTGA
- a CDS encoding SseB family protein → MALFSRRKKSADDVVADQTEADATASTDESVGTASQSGDAVTSDPQNPAGAASDSAPASESSASESSASESSASESSASGIEEAAPSSTEAPVEEAPPAVGISVQAFRGVGAQAGPEVSLPDPNAAAAPSTPASASTTPVQPTFGGAPAPRLIDAQAERRLPLAPALPPEQTETVAGMKDNVLLREALAQVEQGATNEQLLGVLRQALQAHLYIRVNGDARAQISEGKPLSVAVVRDGDRQFMLAFSSAGAVRDSVQLEKDPTATSAVAQPVTSVLQQVVAGDFAGLIVDNASAPHRVVFPTELLEKTLEQADVEMTVKSLLAQPREQDTAAKIGQALATKRMWVAVNDGTGTGQPGIAEAQTPDGKRFLQLFSHPLEVLALGRGDRPLPFDPEQLAKLFASHPEMAGVILDPAGPTLAVDREALAPVLVLAVDLGD, encoded by the coding sequence ATGGCCCTGTTCTCCCGCCGCAAGAAGTCCGCTGACGACGTCGTCGCCGACCAGACCGAGGCAGACGCGACCGCGTCCACCGACGAGAGCGTCGGCACCGCGTCGCAGTCGGGCGACGCCGTGACGAGCGATCCGCAGAACCCCGCCGGCGCGGCATCCGATTCGGCTCCCGCATCCGAGTCGTCCGCATCCGAGTCGTCCGCATCCGAGTCGTCCGCATCCGAGTCGTCTGCTTCCGGCATCGAGGAGGCAGCTCCCTCCTCGACGGAGGCTCCCGTCGAGGAGGCGCCTCCGGCCGTCGGGATCTCGGTGCAGGCCTTCCGCGGTGTCGGCGCTCAGGCCGGGCCCGAGGTGTCGCTGCCCGATCCGAACGCCGCAGCCGCTCCCTCGACTCCGGCGTCGGCCTCCACGACGCCCGTCCAGCCGACGTTCGGGGGAGCACCCGCCCCGCGCCTCATCGACGCCCAGGCCGAACGCCGGCTGCCGCTCGCTCCCGCCCTCCCGCCGGAGCAGACCGAGACGGTCGCCGGCATGAAGGACAACGTGCTGCTGCGCGAGGCCCTCGCGCAGGTCGAGCAGGGTGCCACGAACGAGCAGCTCCTCGGCGTGCTGCGTCAGGCGCTGCAGGCGCACCTGTACATCCGTGTGAACGGCGATGCGCGCGCGCAGATCAGCGAGGGCAAGCCGCTCTCTGTCGCCGTCGTGCGCGATGGCGACCGCCAGTTCATGCTCGCCTTCAGCTCGGCAGGAGCCGTGCGCGACTCGGTGCAGCTCGAGAAGGATCCCACCGCGACCTCGGCCGTGGCCCAGCCGGTCACCTCGGTGCTGCAGCAGGTCGTCGCGGGCGATTTCGCCGGACTCATCGTCGACAACGCCTCGGCACCGCACCGCGTCGTCTTCCCCACCGAGCTCCTCGAGAAGACGCTCGAGCAGGCAGACGTCGAGATGACCGTCAAGTCTCTGCTCGCGCAGCCGCGTGAGCAGGACACGGCGGCGAAGATCGGTCAGGCGCTGGCGACCAAGCGCATGTGGGTGGCCGTGAACGACGGCACCGGAACGGGCCAGCCCGGCATCGCGGAGGCGCAGACGCCAGACGGCAAGCGGTTCCTGCAGCTGTTCTCGCACCCGCTCGAGGTGCTGGCACTCGGACGCGGCGACCGCCCGCTGCCCTTCGACCCCGAGCAGCTGGCCAAGCTCTTCGCCAGCCACCCGGAGATGGCGGGTGTGATCCTCGATCCCGCCGGTCCGACGCTGGCCGTCGACCGCGAGGCTCTCGCGCCGGTGCTGGTGCTCGCGGTCGACCTCGGCGACTGA
- a CDS encoding UvrD-helicase domain-containing protein encodes MTEAPLIVPGSVGPRSTGEPGQDDLLAGLNPQQLEAVTYRGPALLIVAGAGSGKTSVLTRRIASLLRSREAWPSQILAITFTNKAAGEMRERVEGIVGEAARGMWISTFHSACVRILRREAQQFGFTKSFTIYDSGDSRALIKRLVKEHEADAYGLTPASVQGRISKLKNELSDAEAYARQANMSDPAERIFVELFTDYQRQLQKANAFDFDDLIGQTVYLFRAFPQVADTYRRRFRHVLVDEYQDTNHAQYALIHELTRPVSGDAPDPYASNGMMIFEPETTPELEGASLTVVGDSDQSIYAFRGADIRNISEFERDFPGAKVVLLEQNYRSTQNILSAANSVIGNNFDRKDKKLWSDKGDGDKIIGFTGYSQHDEAQFVADEIEALRRAGMPYSEIAVFYRTNSQSRALEEIFIRSAVPYKIMGGTKFYERAEIKDALAYLVTVANPADEMAVRRILNKPRRGIGDVTETAIARFAEDHDITFRQALSVPGQLGVGPKIQAGIAQLDATLAEATEIMLPASGEVPPPTSVADGLSVLLSKSGYLDALRASRDPQDEARVENLDEFVAVARDFARNNPEGTIVDFLTEVALVSDADDLDDESGTVSLMTMHTAKGLEYDAVFVTGVEEDLIPHRISAGEPGGPQEERRLFYVGITRARKRLHLSLAMTRAQFGEVSVAMPSRFLQEIPAGLIDWRQSPGDVNSRGGTQSRALNARRGGGGFGASGDRFGVKPLPGSDSLKPLSTAMDKFPNRVTAKMRDNGDLELAAGDRIRHSDFGEGRVDAVTGEGAKRIAHVRFDSAGQKKLLIKVAPIDKI; translated from the coding sequence ATGACCGAAGCCCCCCTCATCGTTCCCGGATCCGTCGGCCCTCGCTCCACCGGGGAGCCGGGTCAGGACGACCTCCTCGCCGGACTCAACCCCCAGCAGCTCGAGGCCGTCACCTATCGCGGCCCCGCGCTGCTCATCGTCGCGGGCGCCGGGTCGGGCAAGACCAGTGTGCTCACCCGACGCATCGCCTCGCTGCTGCGCTCGCGCGAGGCGTGGCCGAGCCAGATCCTCGCGATCACGTTCACGAACAAGGCCGCCGGCGAGATGCGCGAGCGCGTCGAGGGGATCGTCGGCGAGGCGGCCCGCGGCATGTGGATCTCGACCTTCCACTCCGCGTGCGTGCGCATCCTCCGCCGAGAGGCGCAGCAGTTCGGCTTCACGAAGTCGTTCACGATCTACGACTCGGGCGACTCGCGCGCCCTCATCAAGCGCCTGGTCAAGGAGCACGAGGCCGACGCCTACGGTCTGACCCCCGCGTCGGTGCAGGGGCGCATCTCGAAGCTCAAGAACGAGCTGTCGGATGCCGAGGCGTACGCGCGCCAGGCGAACATGAGCGACCCCGCCGAACGCATCTTCGTCGAGCTCTTCACCGATTACCAGCGGCAGCTGCAGAAGGCGAACGCGTTCGACTTCGACGACCTCATCGGCCAGACCGTGTACCTGTTCCGCGCCTTCCCCCAGGTGGCCGACACGTACCGCCGGCGCTTCCGTCATGTGCTCGTCGACGAGTACCAGGACACCAACCACGCGCAGTACGCGCTCATCCACGAGCTGACGCGTCCCGTCTCCGGAGACGCTCCCGACCCGTATGCCTCGAACGGCATGATGATCTTCGAGCCGGAGACGACCCCCGAGCTCGAGGGCGCATCGCTGACGGTGGTCGGCGACTCCGACCAGTCGATCTACGCCTTCCGCGGCGCCGACATCCGCAACATCAGCGAGTTCGAGCGCGACTTCCCCGGAGCCAAGGTGGTGCTGCTCGAGCAGAACTATCGGTCGACGCAGAACATCCTCTCCGCGGCGAACTCGGTCATCGGCAACAACTTCGACCGCAAGGACAAGAAGCTCTGGAGCGACAAGGGCGACGGTGACAAGATCATCGGCTTCACGGGCTACTCGCAGCACGACGAGGCCCAGTTCGTCGCCGACGAGATCGAGGCGCTGCGCCGCGCCGGCATGCCCTACTCCGAGATCGCGGTGTTCTACCGCACGAACTCGCAGTCGCGAGCGCTGGAGGAGATCTTCATCCGCTCGGCCGTGCCGTACAAGATCATGGGCGGCACGAAGTTTTACGAGCGCGCGGAGATCAAGGATGCGCTCGCCTATCTCGTGACGGTCGCGAACCCCGCCGACGAGATGGCGGTCCGCCGCATCCTCAACAAGCCGCGCCGCGGCATCGGCGACGTGACCGAGACGGCGATCGCCCGGTTCGCCGAGGATCACGACATCACCTTCCGGCAGGCGCTGTCGGTGCCGGGCCAGCTCGGGGTTGGCCCGAAGATCCAGGCAGGCATCGCGCAGCTCGATGCGACCCTCGCCGAGGCGACCGAGATCATGCTCCCGGCGTCGGGGGAGGTGCCGCCGCCGACGTCTGTCGCCGACGGCCTCAGCGTGCTGCTGTCGAAGAGCGGGTACCTCGATGCTCTGCGCGCGAGCCGCGACCCCCAGGATGAGGCGCGGGTCGAGAACCTCGATGAGTTCGTCGCGGTCGCGAGGGACTTCGCGCGCAACAACCCGGAGGGCACGATCGTCGACTTCCTCACCGAGGTGGCTCTCGTGTCGGATGCCGACGACCTCGACGACGAGTCGGGCACGGTGTCGCTCATGACGATGCACACGGCGAAGGGGCTCGAGTACGACGCGGTCTTCGTGACGGGAGTCGAGGAGGACCTCATCCCGCACCGTATCTCGGCCGGTGAGCCGGGCGGTCCCCAGGAGGAGCGTCGACTCTTCTACGTGGGCATCACGAGGGCGCGGAAGCGTCTGCACCTGTCGCTCGCCATGACGCGGGCCCAGTTCGGCGAGGTGTCGGTCGCGATGCCGAGCCGGTTCCTGCAGGAGATCCCGGCGGGGCTCATCGACTGGCGGCAGTCGCCGGGCGACGTCAACTCGCGGGGAGGCACTCAGTCCCGGGCGTTGAACGCTCGCCGCGGAGGCGGCGGGTTCGGCGCATCGGGCGACCGTTTCGGTGTGAAGCCGCTGCCCGGCAGCGACTCGCTGAAGCCCCTGTCGACGGCGATGGACAAGTTCCCGAATCGCGTCACGGCGAAGATGCGCGACAACGGCGACCTCGAGCTGGCGGCGGGCGACCGCATCCGGCACTCCGACTTCGGCGAGGGGCGAGTGGATGCCGTGACGGGTGAAGGTGCGAAGCGGATCGCGCACGTGCGGTTCGACTCCGCCGGGCAGAAGAAGCTGCTGATCAAGGTCGCGCCGATCGACAAGATCTAG